The genomic window ttaaagatgtgtcttatcagtacaagagcgcgcgctacagtcgtaagaggaaacagggtcgtgtgtttagataagtgggattctgtcctacaagcaatttcaaatacatggcttccttagtcaacaaaaatattttaattgattcttgaacataatatgtaaaatatatgaaataaatacgaaggaatttaatagcgatcatggtacaaaattttgaattatttttctatccttctcaacaccaagcatcttatcaaacattgttttagacaaatttttggaaaataattattatatttacaaacaatttaaacagattttataaggtgtctactaaggaagttacgttttttttgtccggtgaaaaatttttcgaacccatgcagttatggctggtcgtatcaaaaatatatttagaaaacatttttcggcattaggtactccgagttatcatacgttaaaacggattcgatattattcatattatgggagttgcgatttttctgtttttcaaaaaatcttccccatttcgaaccaattgttcggatttttcccataacttactcaacCGAGAacttccattaccgtattttatttatcgttttggacatgacttgtccaaaaatacggcatttatcgggcccatgaaaatgtgatatgggatttttagaacataaaagaaaactataaggaattttcgtctacaataggtagtttttatttgaaatttacataaaagtggcattattacaaatttatatgtgtaatagtataaaatattataaattacgatatgatttcttaaaatgcttcttgttcgatccgaattacaaagacacgcatctcctgaaattcgtaatgtgttagagatttggcaacagcgcgcgccataagccatgtactgcaatctaagagtgggacgggctatagcactAGCTGCCGGCCGAGGTggacgtgcgacctgaaagataaggtgtagcgctgtaagcaaataccgcgtctaccataaaaggcaagtgaatgggtgttatgggtttgacagAGGGGAACATGGTtgcacgggggaggagtacagtttaatagaatattataattacatcgtaaaatgttattggtcccgaaatgtttgtatcaatacgcagtgtaacatagttacacttatttgtaagttaggagtatttcaaacttttgggcacggtaaacgaatcttacgagatgctatagcttcaattatttaatgtgtactacttttggtggtgaagccttTTGTACcattgttctgttttgtgcgagtacattacaataatcgtaattttcaccgcgactgatactggagaacattgtaaaaaatctcacgtgtctaaaaatttcataaatacgcatgaacagatgaatagaaaacaaattgcaatgactactaaagtactattccagcttctttaacaattaatcgttaatttgtggtatcacatgtggttttctactaagattatgcttcatttcaaaataaattttgacatactttatatagtaaatttaaaatacttattggtggaaaataacttgaaagtttatgtattttatcgctcaaagacttgttggaacctacagattcgaagcaattcgataccccgaagatcttaatgaaatttaagaacaaccgttactaatacttatctttataacactACCTAACAATGTTTTAGAACATCAAATACAGTTCCGTAGGCGCCAATACTTTAGCTACTAGCGATTTTAACAATCGCGcaccgttcgttcactatttgtattcaaaatgaagctaatggtctattattattcaaagcatctgtataatttcatttaatttatttaaaaaccgacattataggtttgaatttatctacaacattaatttattctaagtcaaattctctagttacacaataaagtaatcttagtaacatttagcatgtttgaatgcaagtggagccaggtggagtaacttcccagttatagtagaataatgtaataaaacgacAACTTCGTTATGTAATTATGTACCTAGATGCGTacgatttatgaaaacattttttggttagttgagcttttacaagtgccagttgtgtgcatattaactCTTTTGGTGCAGCATTTTTTGTGGTTAAATTACCCTAAGTGCGTaattattttcgcaaaaaaatcagaaaataaaaaataataattttgtggtgcaaaataatttaagattgattaaaaactttaaatttaaatagatgttatttttttattaaatatacattatttaaaattattataaaaatttttataatttatatatttaattaaaataaatttaatttttttaaatttttatattaataatttaacttaaaacaatcaaaacacttaattttacacaaattggaattaattatattttttaagatttttaatatagctaCAACTTCAATAGTTACTATGTAAATACATATCAGTAGGTAGTTCACTTGCGAAAACACTATTAGATTATTACAAACGGGTCTTCCCCACTTAATTATATACCTACGTACAATcttttacataaacataaaaatacataacaaacatataattataactttaaaatatgttatatacttattttttggtgtttttagTTCTGTTTCTGTTATTTATTAGTAGATATGGTTAGCAAGCAACATTTGATTCAATGTCAACTATGTAAAGTATAATCATAAACAATGAAGATGTGTTTAACAATTACAGGTaactttgtaacttttttttgtgtggtagATTTCAAAACATGGTACAGTACACATTGCTGGATTTTCTGGACAATTTTTGCAGTAGAATATTGTTTGCTTCCTTTTGCACATTCCTTTGCCTTTCTTCTTGCACTGCCCTGGTAGTACGGAACAAACAATACAGTTTGGCTTGTGagatttattttcctgttcaccaATAAAATGTCGTTCACTTAGCCTTGCCAAAGGCATAGAATCACAGATTTTACGACCGCGTTTGGCTGCAGGTTCACGATTGTAATCTTTCAGTAATCCTGAGATTACTTCAGTTCTAAAATCACTTGCGGAGACAGATTTCTTATTTATTTCATTGTATGCAATTCTCCCATTCACCAATGCAGATTCAATAAGAAAATACCAAATTGTTTGGtaccatttcaattttttatgtttatacacATAGTTTGTACACAGTTGATCAAACTTGTCGACACCATTCATGTTTTTGTTGTAGTTTGCAACAAGTTTTGGCTTTTTCACTTTTTCGAATCCAGTTGCACTTTTCTTAGTTCTTCTGTCTACTGTCAAAATTTCAGAAGAGTGTACGGTGCTCAACATGTTAACACGACCAGTGTCTTGCCATGAACATGCAATCATACCTCTTTTATTTTGCCAGAACTTAGGTTCTTCACCTCGCTTTAGtgacaaaattttcatttctccTGGCAACATTTTCCTGTTGCTTCTGACTGTTCCGCAAGCTCCAATTtcattttctaaaagaaattgaaaaagcaCTGGACTAGAAAAAAAGTTGTCAACATACACAATTCAATTGCTCTTTTCAAATCCTCTCAATAGATTTTTTACAACATGCTCACCTAGTGTTTCGCCTGTTTTCACACCACTGCCTTTGCCTACATATGTGTCGAACTTACATAAAAAACCTGTTTTGCTATCACACAGTGACCACAGTTTTATTCCCCACTTTGTTGATGGTTTAGAAGGTAAATATTGTTTGAACCATAGACGGCCAGTGAACTTCAACATTGTTTCATCAACTGAAACACACTTCCCTGGTTGAACATGTTGTAAATAAGTTTCTTTTGTCATTTCTATTATTGGCCGAATTTTGAACAATGGATCGTACTCGGGCAACCCTTTCTTCACAAAGTTTGCATTGTTGTTGAAATGTACAAAAGACCGCAACAGAAAATACTTATCTCTGGACATAACTTCTCCAAAATTTGGCGTTCGAAGAAGCCAGCTTGTTTCTGAGAAGTAATCTTTTAGAGATGGTTTTCGACACATGCCCATCCCTATCTCCATAGCTACCATTGCTTCGATGTCCTCAGTTGTACAGTCTTTCCATTTAGCATACCTCGATCGTGGTGAAAAATCATGCGTTTTGTCCAAAAACTGTTGTGCATACAAATTTGTTTGATCAGCTACATGGACAAACACAGATCTTGGCATAAATTGTGTAAAGGCACTATATTGGCTACTAAAATTTACAGGGTCACTTACAATAGTCAAGTCGAATGAATCACcactacacaaattcaaatgcACTGGAGTTTCTTTACTCACCCGGAACCAGGTATTTATATCTACAGACACATCTTCATTTTCGTTGTCAGAGTTCGACTCGTTGCACTCTAcgtcttcatcactatcactTTGACTGTTAGGGTTTTCATCTTCAGATTCTGAATCTGCAGCTAAAAGTTCCAGTAATTTTGTATAATCTTCTTGTTTTGATGGATCATATAAACGTTTACGGTCTGCCATTTTTTCTATTAtaacattaaaatcattttatttattcctACAAAAATGTCACGCAAAATATCTCTTTTGTCTATTATGAAACAAAAATCCTCTGTCGACACTGTATTTGAAATAACATCTAACCCATGTAGAGAAATGGAATCAAAAACACTTGTTTGCACAAAGACGTATTACTTTTACCTGTCTCTTTGCTAAATGTCTACCAAAAATAAAAACgccgaatatatatataaaatataaaacaaaacatatttagacTAATATTTTGGCATAacttttactgaaaaaaaaaagtttaaagtaagaaagattcaaaacaaaaaaaatatcacggtaCAAATTCAAAGACATTAGCAAAagaacaaagaaaatttaatttttaccaactGAACCACCGGCAAAATCAACGAAGTGGTTCAAGATTTCCTCAACAGATCGCAGGTAATGACAGAACAAGGAAAAAACCACACACGGGAATTAAATCGACTTCCGCACTGACTTGAGTATTGCAAATCGACATTTCTCGATCACAGCACTTTAAACAAAGAGGCAGCAATCGACAAGAGTCAATCACAGCACTGAAAGAGTTAACTCAAACAacagatgttttcttttatgttgtttgaaatattcattgtagcaatcataattgtatcagtgtagcctacatattgttagtaattaataggggccggaaaaattcgcaatttgcgatagatgcgatttttttgcgaattttgaggttagatgcgattttttactaattgttgttataaatgctatatttgcgaAATTGCCATTATCGGGCGAAAATCCACTATAAAATGCAACAAAACGgcttgaacacacattcctcaaagtattgtttttgaaaataacCAACATTAACACAATTACCGTAAATAGCTTCTGACAaggcttgttgaaggaataaaatccgaatcctaaccttaatttataaaacattccttaaccaaatatcacgcatgatagtatagaataagtaattttgtaaatttagtgTTTATGATTTACTCAAGTTACCgtttaatttttagaaaaatattcacactacttatcgacacagttattttgttttgttagatcaCGTCACGTTCGCGTACGTTCATCATTGCTCGACATTCATCGtgtgttgcctgttcatgaagagtatccaacctaacaaaacaaaatttcccgggaagcgcatcacggaaaccaacaatctagaaaatatctaggtcgttgacgggatcgtagtgaacttgcaaagataaaaatgaaaatattttaaatgctgaaaactactacatacaaatattttagtacgcggtttttacatttgttgataatcactttagtcttcaaaatttttttctgatcaatatttCACATAGagacaaatcatacattttgtggtgcAAGTTTAGCGTACTGAAGTTGGCCAAATTGAATCATCCGTTTGTTTTCATCTGAAATTACTAGTGctcaaacgtttgtttacaaataccgttaattattttggtttgtgttaaaatttgtCATAATGGGTAGAACCACTATTACCGCACGTGAACGTGTGGAGAGTTACAAATCTCAAGGATTGTACGCAACTGATGACAATACAATCTTCTGCAAATACTGCAGCTGTAGCATCTCGTGGGAAAAAAAGGACAATTTAAATAAGCACGTGGCATCCAATAAACACATAAACAAGCAAAAGCAACTGGTCACACAACCTCGTCAAACATCGCTTGTTCAGATCGGCAATGACGAAAAACGGCGAAAAGTGGACAAAGAATATTTCTCGAAGAGGACAGTGGAAGCATTTGCCAAGGCTAATATTCCCTTGGAGAAGTTGGAGAACAAGGCCTTGAAAGACTGGATCGACGAATTCACCAGAAAGGGTGGTGAATTAAGCTGTGTAAAGTCTTTACGAGAAAAATATGTGCCAGCACTTGCAAAAGATTTTGAAGTCTCAACTACATCAGAGTTAGAGGGTAAAGTAATCCATATCATGTGCGACGAAACAACTGATAAAGTTGGACGTTGTGTCTTTGTTATCATTTTTCATGTACCTGAATCTGAAAATAGATTAGTTGTTGCCAGTGTTTCCTATCTTGATGCATGTAATGCAACAACTTGTTCGCGATCTGTATTAGATGCTCtatcaaaatacaaaattaattatgataATGTGCATTCTTTTGTGAGTGATGGTGCCAGGTACATGACTCTTTGTTTTGAAACCCTGAAAGTGGTAGTAGATCAGCTAAAGCACATACAGTGCTGGGCTCATAAATTGTGTTTGTTGGGTAATGCCTGGGTGTCAGAAATGGAATTTTTGAACAGAACTGTAACTGCTGTCAAGGCTGCATTTCTCAACACAAGAAAGAGAAAACATAATTATCTGAAATTTTTGACAGAAAAGCATGGAGATGGCAAGGTTGCAAAACTTTTTCCATCGCCTGTTATTACCAGATGGAACAGTTGGTTCCATGCAGTTTTTTACCTGTCTGAATATTTCTcagatatttttgaatttttcaacTCTCTTGAGATGAAAGACATTAATAACAGTGGCATCAACTTCTTGTCCCAACTCACAGACAAGGAAATTGTGTTATTGCCCAGGCAATGTTTGTTAAAGAACATGCGAAGGATCTAGTAGATCTCCTGGTGTTTCTGGAGGGGTCCAAATACCTAACTTCCCATCTTCTGTGGCCAAAGCTAGATACATTGGACACAGCCTTCGCAGAAGTTGTGGAAGGTAAGTTGCTGCAAGGAACAACAACTGCTTTGGCTGAAGTGAGTACCTTGCAGAAAGCATCCATTCTTGATGTTTTCAAGAAAGCAGCAACTTCAGCAAGGCAGAAGTTGTATAAATTGAGAGAAAAGGATCCAAATAGAGAGAATTTTAGCAATATTGCACATGCCCTGAGTCCCACAATGATATTGTTTAACAAAGATGACAAAGAAGCAGGAATAAAGAAACTTCCAGGTTTTTCAGCACTACCGTCAACAGAGGTTTCAAGAGGTTATGGAGAACTCAAAGCCCTAGCTGAGATTGAAAGGAAGAGAGGGGGAAAGGTGGATGTTGAACAAATATTGCATGCTGTTTCTGCTAACCATGAACTCTTTGCTAAGTGCTGCCTTCAAGCCTTGTGGACGCCTACTAACAATGTAGACAGTGAACGACTACTGTCTAGCTATAGTAATGTAGTGAATGACAAGAGGACAGGACTGAAAGAAAGTAATGCTGAACTTTTTACAGCACTGTCATTTCAGTGCAAAGACTGCAACTAAGACAGTTCCCATCATATTTGTAGAACTGATGCGTTCATATATGACTTTTTCTACACAAATATCATGCATGTAATTTGGCAATAGTTctcttttaaacaacaattttatttgtttctacattgtgagcataatttttttaacttcttgtacctattgttatgtaactttaatatcttaagaaaatttctcaaaaatagatgctaatttctggaaaatagatgctaattttcaacatcataaatgctaattttgtaataaatagatgctaatttttccaggccctagtaattaagtatctcactgttcttgtaactttaacacaaaatatatgttatgtgcggtattctagggttcaatataaaaatgtataaaaaggcctattataagtaagcatgctttaaaacccgccattttgtaaggtatattcatgattaatttacatatagaatagttacctaaattataatgatatgtgaatatgttccttactatttttaactgtgtaaattgaaacaaaaatttgttttaactacgatgcatgtacacaagataggctaactttcaaaagaaggtttgaatgaatacaaggtttcgccaaagctattttctgatgcaagaagtacatagtaaatgtgtttttgtgtgctttactgtaagacctatcctactgtaaattcatttcatatcgttaacttaatatatacctactccataatcttttatcttttctgcacacattacttattattttgtggatgcgaattgtaaaacttcgattcttgcaagggccgaacacggaatgtcaactttataatgtattctatacatatacattttttaagttagtaatgtattctatatatattattatatgtgtaaaatttttgacgtgaccacgtctaataaatctatgaacgccggctgaacgcacgaaaaagtgtcccgttacgcacattgtcccgtttctctgtgtcccgttacgctcatattatattgctctttgataacctgaacctcctagcattgcgaccgagtccgtggcgtaattctgttttcatgcatttcaatgtaacattttcattgctctttgctaacccgttcctcctagcattgctgcagagtccgtggcgcaaatatattatttttgacagcaTCTTGGTGTTgcgtaagccattttccttcacatcatccttgaaacactcccattcgtttcctacttttcctatcatcgtcatattcttaacagaataacacagattggaagaagttaaattgcaaacatgtataaacgttatagttaaaataatctcttcgttaaagtaataaaaataattgaattaatgagtgcaaataaaagtaaatttatcaattaaattgtagatttcatttcactcttttgtatccatacaaaatagtgataattctataaaaatgattgaattttattcataaaagtatgcaatcatttaatcaatgttttgttatgacgttatcacgttaaactatcgtccgtaaaccgactttacagacaaccaattgttttcctgtattctatttatatatatgtgtgtatgtttgtgtgtgtgtaaactttctaatgcatTCTTTATAtgtacaacgtgtatctaaaacatactgacaaattctggcagaatattcctggcgaaaatacaagacgaaaacctgtgtaccatacttttctcgtaaatggattcggagttttgaacccccaaaaataaaattttcctattcttgaataacttgcactgcgtctgatgattttgtagaacgcaaattgttcaccacgagatacgtgggttgtaatgaacatccttcaataaatataacggcatttctgttttagcaaatttttatcacctgaaaagctaataaaaaataaaaaataaaccagggcaggcattacaaagcacgtttgcaaggtgtaaagtttccttcctaaaaaatcatatgccacagtttacttactgatgatgttaatttcaagatatggaaaattccatttttggaggttcgtaactcgatttatgagtaaagtggttattaggctttcgtcttgtattctttccagaaacagcctgccgaagtttgtacg from Bacillus rossius redtenbacheri isolate Brsri chromosome 1, Brsri_v3, whole genome shotgun sequence includes these protein-coding regions:
- the LOC134546152 gene encoding piggyBac transposable element-derived protein 4-like, with product MADRKRLYDPSKQEDYTKLLELLAADSESEDENPNSQSDSDEDVECNESNSDNENEDVSVDINTWFRVSKETPVHLNLCSGDSFDLTIVSDPVNFSSQYSAFTQFMPRSVFVHVADQTNLYAQQFLDKTHDFSPRSRYAKWKDCTTEDIEAMVAMEIGMGMCRKPSLKDYFSETSWLLRTPNFGEVMSRDKYFLLRSFVHFNNNANFVKKGLPEYDPLFKIRPIIEMTKETYLQHVQPGKCVSVDETMLKFTGRLWFKQYLPSKPSTKWGIKLWSLCDSKTGFLCKFDTYVGKGSGVKTGETLGEHVVKNLLRGFEKSN